The Mucilaginibacter yixingensis genome window below encodes:
- a CDS encoding RagB/SusD family nutrient uptake outer membrane protein codes for MKRNSIKYIMMAALVAGSLSACKKGMDLTPNYQVTASSVYSTPAGYKQALAKVYGSMALTGNTGPSGSPDLPIGDEGQNVDFFRTWWGAQELSTDEAVSNWGDAGLADFHNLNWNSSNNFLKGLYYRSMYQITLCNDFIRQSSDANLSSRGITGSDATDVHYYVAEARFIRAFQYWVLMDLFGNPPFVTDANAVGSALPPQTDRKTLFNYIESELKAIDGSLKAPRTNEYGRADQAAEWALLARLYLNAQVYTGTARYADAITYANKVINAGYTLMPVYDNLMLADNNVANTEFIWTINYDGLKTTSYGGTTFMTHAQVGGSMPAAAFGLNGGWGGMRTTRALSDLFPANTSTAFPNNGNPDTRAEFWTDGQTADISDVTNFTGGGYGVNKYRNVLSTNAAQSGSSKDYSDVDFPVFRLAEMYLIYAEAVLRGGTGGDAATALTYINKLRTRAYAGKTTGNIAASDLTTDFILQERARELYWECQRRTDLVRYGRFAESTYLWQWKGGVKTGTGVPSFRNLFPIPVDDINANSNLKQNPGY; via the coding sequence ATGAAAAGAAATTCAATAAAATATATAATGATGGCCGCCCTGGTAGCGGGCAGTCTATCAGCCTGTAAAAAGGGTATGGACCTTACACCAAACTACCAGGTTACCGCGTCGAGCGTTTACTCAACCCCGGCTGGCTATAAACAAGCGCTGGCAAAGGTTTATGGTAGCATGGCCCTTACCGGTAACACCGGTCCGTCTGGAAGCCCGGATTTGCCTATTGGCGATGAAGGCCAGAACGTAGATTTTTTCCGTACCTGGTGGGGCGCACAAGAGCTCTCTACAGATGAGGCGGTAAGTAATTGGGGCGATGCCGGTCTGGCTGACTTCCATAACCTGAACTGGAACTCGTCTAACAACTTCCTGAAAGGTTTATACTACAGAAGTATGTACCAGATTACGCTTTGTAACGATTTCATCCGCCAGTCAAGCGATGCCAACCTGAGCAGCCGCGGCATTACCGGTAGTGATGCTACCGATGTGCACTATTACGTTGCCGAAGCCCGCTTCATTCGCGCGTTCCAGTACTGGGTATTGATGGATTTGTTTGGTAACCCACCCTTTGTTACCGATGCCAATGCAGTAGGTTCTGCATTGCCGCCACAAACAGACCGTAAAACGCTGTTCAATTATATTGAGAGCGAACTGAAAGCGATTGATGGTAGTTTGAAAGCGCCAAGAACGAACGAATACGGTCGCGCAGATCAGGCGGCAGAGTGGGCATTGCTGGCCCGTCTGTACCTGAATGCGCAGGTTTACACAGGCACTGCCCGTTATGCCGATGCCATTACCTACGCCAATAAAGTAATTAATGCAGGTTACACGCTGATGCCGGTTTATGATAACCTGATGCTGGCCGATAACAACGTAGCCAACACCGAGTTTATCTGGACCATCAACTACGATGGTTTAAAAACCACCAGCTACGGCGGTACCACTTTTATGACCCATGCCCAGGTAGGCGGCAGCATGCCTGCAGCAGCCTTTGGTTTAAATGGTGGCTGGGGCGGTATGCGTACCACCCGCGCACTGAGCGATCTGTTTCCGGCTAATACCAGCACTGCCTTCCCTAACAATGGTAACCCTGATACCCGCGCCGAGTTCTGGACCGATGGACAGACTGCAGACATTAGCGATGTTACCAACTTTACCGGTGGCGGCTATGGCGTAAACAAATACCGCAACGTGCTGTCTACCAATGCGGCACAATCCGGCTCAAGCAAAGATTACTCGGATGTTGATTTTCCGGTTTTCCGCCTGGCTGAGATGTATCTGATCTATGCCGAAGCCGTATTGCGCGGCGGTACCGGTGGCGATGCTGCCACAGCTTTAACCTACATCAATAAGTTGCGCACACGTGCTTATGCAGGTAAAACAACCGGCAACATTGCGGCCAGCGACTTAACTACCGACTTCATCCTGCAAGAACGTGCCCGCGAGCTTTACTGGGAGTGCCAGCGTCGTACAGACCTGGTGCGCTACGGTCGGTTTGCAGAGTCTACTTACCTGTGGCAATGGAAAGGTGGGGTGAAAACAGGTACAGGTGTGCCTTCATTCCGCAACCTGTTCCCAATCCCGGTAGATGATATTAACGCTAACAGCAACCTGAAACAAAACCCAGGCTATTAA